A window of bacterium contains these coding sequences:
- the drmD gene encoding DISARM system SNF2-like helicase DrmD, which yields MPDKSRSDANRYVWSRSVPDPGQLVEIRRRQWVVGDVEASAFSSAGNGKQHLVTLAALDEDSLGESLQVLWELEPGARVLERAGLPKVTGWDETEKLEAFLDAVRWGAATNADRSFLQSPFRSGITIEDYQLDPLVRAIDMARVNLLIADDVGLGKTIEAGLVIQELLVRHRARSVMIVCPATLQVKWRTEMQEKFGLDFRIVDTDYVKTLRRERGIHANPWTSFPRLISSMDWMKSGEGLRLLKDILPSHVTYPRKFDILVVDEAHNVAPAAATRYALESQRTRLIRMLAPHFSHRLFLSATPHNGYQESFTSLLELLDDQRFARTVMPDERQLHRVMVRRMKSDIVDAVGQPVFPVRRLQCLKIAYSDEERDIHRLLREFTVTRANSVKGTRYEFGTDFVHMLLKKRLFSSPMAFAVTLAKHRETMLRGRPRTATALDDRILRKAIVRSEEEYSDEAKAEEAQLEAVEVASEMTPPLGKTEREMLDYLTEWAEKHKNRVDAKAKAILHWLDTYLKPGGHWNEKRVILFTEYRATHVWLHQIFTANGYGGDRLAILHGSMRPDEREAVKAAFQANPDVAPVRILLATDAASEGIDLQNHCNYLIHVEIPWNPNVMEQRNGRIDRHGQRQKEVFIWHPVSQGFDPREISRHRKVGEIEGDHEYLMRAVLKVDTIREDLGSVGPVIAKQIEEAMLGRRTGLDTGAAEAKAAKARRFVAAERKLQERIARLHEKLVEAKRDFHLDPENVHRAVEIALELAEKPPLKSVPLSGVPNGKAFEVPVLPGSWGRATVGLEHPHTRVRRPITFDHEVAKGRDDVVLVHLEHKLVQMSLRLLREEIWKLDDVKSLHRVTVRAVPDEELDRPAVAVWSRLVVTGGGHHRLHEELTLSGGELEHKSFRRIAQVGKLEALVEKAEPVSPGDDLFAILKDRFERNEEAIRAAVEARSRERMKYLENTLNRRKESEIADLMTVLGDLERSIRKELADSGPQFVQLTLWPEEERNQLKRDIEALKARLARIPEEKKSEAAAIESRYADPTARTFPVAVVFLVPRFSTGKVRPT from the coding sequence ATGCCCGATAAATCACGATCCGATGCGAACAGATATGTTTGGAGCCGTTCCGTCCCCGACCCGGGCCAACTCGTCGAGATCAGACGTCGTCAGTGGGTCGTGGGTGACGTCGAGGCATCCGCTTTCTCTTCGGCGGGAAACGGGAAGCAGCACCTCGTCACTCTGGCCGCCCTCGACGAAGATTCCCTCGGCGAAAGTCTGCAAGTTCTGTGGGAATTGGAGCCGGGGGCTCGCGTGCTGGAAAGAGCGGGACTGCCGAAAGTCACCGGCTGGGACGAAACGGAAAAACTGGAAGCGTTCCTCGACGCCGTTCGCTGGGGGGCCGCGACCAACGCGGACAGGTCCTTCCTGCAGTCGCCGTTCCGAAGCGGGATCACCATCGAAGACTACCAACTCGATCCCCTCGTCCGCGCGATCGATATGGCGCGCGTCAATCTGTTGATCGCCGACGACGTCGGTTTGGGAAAGACTATCGAAGCGGGCTTGGTGATTCAGGAACTTCTGGTCCGCCATAGAGCGAGATCCGTCATGATCGTCTGCCCCGCGACTCTTCAAGTCAAATGGCGGACGGAGATGCAGGAGAAGTTCGGTCTCGATTTCCGTATCGTAGATACCGACTACGTCAAGACGCTTCGTCGGGAACGGGGCATTCACGCCAATCCGTGGACGTCTTTCCCACGACTCATTTCCTCCATGGACTGGATGAAATCCGGGGAAGGGCTGCGTCTGCTCAAGGACATTCTTCCCTCGCACGTGACCTATCCACGCAAGTTCGACATCCTCGTAGTGGACGAGGCTCACAACGTCGCGCCCGCGGCCGCGACCAGATACGCGCTCGAAAGCCAGCGCACGCGATTGATCCGAATGTTGGCTCCTCATTTTTCCCATCGCCTGTTTTTGAGCGCGACACCTCACAACGGATATCAGGAATCGTTCACCTCCCTTCTGGAGCTACTCGACGACCAACGTTTCGCCCGGACGGTGATGCCGGACGAAAGGCAACTCCATCGGGTCATGGTAAGACGAATGAAAAGCGACATCGTCGACGCCGTCGGTCAGCCGGTCTTCCCGGTCCGACGGCTCCAGTGCCTGAAAATCGCCTATTCGGATGAAGAACGGGATATCCATCGCTTGCTGCGCGAATTCACGGTCACGAGAGCCAACAGCGTCAAAGGAACACGGTACGAGTTCGGGACCGACTTCGTGCACATGCTGTTGAAAAAACGACTGTTTTCGTCTCCGATGGCTTTCGCCGTCACCTTGGCGAAACACAGAGAGACGATGCTACGAGGTCGTCCCCGGACCGCCACGGCATTGGACGATCGAATACTCCGCAAGGCGATCGTTAGAAGCGAGGAGGAGTACTCGGACGAAGCGAAGGCGGAAGAGGCCCAGCTCGAAGCGGTCGAAGTGGCGAGCGAGATGACCCCACCACTCGGTAAAACGGAACGTGAAATGCTCGACTACCTCACCGAATGGGCCGAAAAACACAAGAACCGGGTGGACGCGAAGGCCAAGGCCATCCTCCACTGGCTCGACACCTATCTGAAACCTGGCGGACACTGGAACGAAAAGAGAGTCATTCTCTTCACCGAATACCGCGCCACCCATGTCTGGCTCCATCAGATTTTCACGGCCAACGGGTACGGAGGGGATCGTCTCGCCATCCTGCACGGAAGCATGCGCCCCGACGAACGCGAAGCCGTCAAAGCGGCCTTTCAGGCGAATCCGGACGTCGCCCCTGTTCGGATTCTGTTGGCGACCGACGCCGCTTCGGAAGGAATCGATCTTCAAAATCATTGCAACTACCTGATCCATGTCGAAATTCCTTGGAATCCCAACGTCATGGAGCAGCGTAACGGCAGGATCGACCGTCACGGCCAGAGGCAGAAGGAAGTCTTCATCTGGCACCCGGTGAGCCAAGGATTCGATCCTCGTGAAATATCCAGACACCGGAAGGTCGGCGAGATCGAAGGGGATCACGAGTATCTCATGAGGGCGGTCCTCAAGGTGGACACGATCCGGGAGGATCTGGGCAGCGTAGGCCCCGTCATCGCCAAACAGATAGAAGAGGCCATGCTCGGAAGACGGACCGGTTTGGACACCGGTGCAGCCGAGGCCAAGGCGGCGAAAGCGCGTCGGTTCGTCGCTGCCGAGCGCAAGCTGCAGGAGAGAATCGCACGTCTACACGAGAAACTCGTGGAGGCGAAGAGAGATTTTCATCTCGATCCTGAAAACGTGCACCGTGCGGTCGAAATCGCCCTCGAACTCGCCGAGAAGCCGCCGCTGAAATCGGTTCCGTTGTCTGGCGTTCCGAATGGCAAGGCGTTCGAAGTGCCGGTGTTGCCCGGTTCGTGGGGACGGGCGACCGTCGGACTCGAACATCCGCACACGAGAGTACGACGCCCCATCACCTTCGATCACGAAGTGGCGAAGGGACGTGACGACGTGGTTCTGGTCCACCTCGAACACAAGCTGGTCCAGATGAGCCTCCGTCTGCTGCGTGAAGAAATCTGGAAACTGGACGACGTCAAGTCGCTCCATCGGGTCACCGTTCGAGCGGTTCCCGACGAGGAACTCGATCGCCCCGCCGTCGCCGTATGGTCGCGCCTGGTCGTCACCGGCGGCGGGCACCATCGGCTCCATGAAGAATTGACCCTTTCGGGCGGCGAATTGGAACACAAGTCTTTCAGAAGGATCGCCCAAGTGGGCAAACTCGAAGCGCTCGTCGAAAAGGCGGAACCGGTTTCTCCCGGTGACGATCTCTTCGCGATCCTCAAGGATCGATTCGAAAGAAACGAGGAAGCGATCCGGGCGGCAGTGGAAGCGCGCTCTCGGGAGCGCATGAAGTACCTGGAAAACACGTTGAACCGCCGAAAGGAAAGCGAGATCGCCGATCTCATGACCGTCCTCGGCGACCTGGAGCGAAGCATCCGGAAAGAACTGGCCGACTCGGGACCGCAATTCGTGCAATTGACGCTCTGGCCCGAGGAAGAACGCAACCAGTTGAAGAGGGATATCGAGGCGTTGAAAGCCAGGCTCGCCCGTATCCCCGAAGAGAAGAAAAGCGAGGCCGCCGCAATCGAAAGCCGCTATGCCGACCCCACTGCCAGAACGTTCCCCGTGGCGGTCGTTTTCCTCGTTCCTCGCTTCTCGACCGGAAAGGTACGACCGACATGA